A single window of Mycobacterium sp. ITM-2016-00318 DNA harbors:
- a CDS encoding acyl-CoA dehydrogenase family protein: MGREAAALRGTLRELVKTQVPEGFLGAFTDDPADLETAQRFCRTLADRNLLCQSWPEEFGGGGASVWEQTVVREEMWAHHEPRGAQYMGVNWVGPIIMRHGTEEQQRKHLPPIARGEVIWCQGFSEPEAGSDLASLRTAARQDGDGWLISGQKIWTSYATMAQWCFLLARTHKGEKKQHGLTIFLVPMDDPAIQVRPIRAMLGPHHLNEVFFDDLRVTRADVLGEVDQGWSIVQEVTSFERVGIARYARCERLLAAAPSVLGDRWEELPTELRGRWIRMLTHCRRARLLAYRVVSLQNSGRIQPGDAAAYRIAVTKLDQDSAEVLMDIAAEVSPDDPGGCWFLAEVEDHWKYSQASTVSSGSIEMQRILLSRALLAGAK, encoded by the coding sequence ATGGGCCGCGAGGCCGCTGCATTGCGCGGCACGTTGCGCGAGCTGGTCAAAACGCAAGTGCCGGAGGGTTTTCTCGGTGCCTTCACCGACGATCCGGCCGACCTCGAAACCGCCCAGCGGTTCTGCCGGACGCTGGCCGATCGGAACCTGCTGTGCCAGTCGTGGCCGGAGGAGTTCGGCGGTGGCGGGGCGTCGGTGTGGGAGCAGACCGTGGTGCGCGAGGAGATGTGGGCCCATCACGAGCCCCGCGGCGCGCAGTACATGGGCGTCAACTGGGTCGGCCCGATCATCATGCGCCACGGCACAGAGGAGCAGCAGCGTAAGCATCTGCCGCCGATCGCCCGTGGCGAGGTGATCTGGTGTCAGGGCTTCTCCGAACCGGAGGCGGGCTCCGATCTGGCGTCCCTGCGCACCGCCGCCCGCCAGGACGGTGACGGCTGGCTGATCAGCGGCCAGAAGATCTGGACGTCCTACGCCACCATGGCGCAGTGGTGCTTCCTGCTCGCCCGCACGCACAAGGGCGAGAAGAAGCAGCACGGGTTGACGATCTTCCTTGTCCCGATGGACGATCCGGCAATCCAGGTCCGCCCGATTCGTGCCATGTTGGGTCCCCATCACTTGAACGAGGTGTTCTTCGACGATCTGAGGGTGACCCGGGCCGACGTGCTGGGAGAGGTTGACCAGGGTTGGTCGATCGTCCAGGAGGTGACGTCCTTCGAACGTGTCGGCATCGCGCGCTACGCCAGATGCGAACGGCTGCTGGCCGCGGCGCCATCCGTGCTCGGCGATCGCTGGGAGGAGCTACCCACCGAGTTGCGGGGTCGCTGGATCCGAATGCTCACCCACTGCCGTCGCGCGCGCCTTCTCGCGTATCGCGTTGTGTCGCTGCAGAACAGCGGCCGGATACAGCCGGGGGACGCAGCCGCCTACCGCATCGCGGTGACGAAGCTCGATCAGGACAGCGCGGAAGTGTTGATGGACATCGCCGCCGAGGTGTCACCCGACGATCCCGGAGGCTGCTGGTTCCTGGCGGAGGTCGAGGATCACTGGAAATACTCGCAGGCCTCGACCGTGTCGTCCGGCAGCATCGAGATGCAGCGCATCCTGCTGTCCCGTGCACTGTTGGCAGGCGCGAAATGA
- a CDS encoding acyl-CoA dehydrogenase family protein, translating into MILDLGEDAKEYGRQALRAFEAAGGDQLVQQAEAKPDIRDALVSPALNELGAWELDARTDADGLEAAAALCRSAGYWALPYPVAERLAKPTDLDSDGLVVVTSKRPAAAIGGVETQWTTVTLDGVRSAVVGHGSTGPAFVTPLELTETDRNGACDLALALVLPCWTLLGMLDRAIELTIAHISLRKQFGQPLSAFQGVQFQLTDAEVERSGLDILAKYALWSAASGKPEALVDALALRMSAIEAAEIVFRVCHQLHGAVGFCDETTLSWLSRYSQPLRRLPLGLSATRDELTRRAGRSGLNGLYP; encoded by the coding sequence ATGATTCTTGATCTGGGCGAAGACGCCAAAGAGTACGGTCGGCAAGCGCTTCGGGCGTTCGAAGCCGCCGGTGGCGATCAACTGGTCCAGCAGGCCGAAGCCAAACCCGACATCCGCGACGCCCTCGTCAGCCCCGCGCTGAACGAACTCGGTGCATGGGAACTCGATGCCCGCACCGATGCCGACGGACTGGAAGCCGCGGCGGCGCTGTGCCGCAGCGCGGGCTACTGGGCGCTGCCGTATCCGGTCGCCGAGCGGCTCGCCAAGCCCACCGATCTCGACTCCGACGGCCTCGTCGTGGTGACGTCGAAGCGACCCGCGGCGGCAATCGGCGGGGTCGAGACACAATGGACGACAGTGACGTTGGACGGCGTCAGGAGCGCAGTCGTCGGCCATGGCAGCACAGGACCGGCGTTCGTCACGCCGCTCGAACTCACCGAGACCGACCGCAACGGAGCGTGCGATCTGGCGCTGGCCCTCGTGCTGCCGTGCTGGACGCTGCTCGGCATGCTCGACAGAGCCATCGAGCTGACCATCGCGCACATCAGCCTGCGCAAGCAGTTCGGTCAGCCGCTCTCCGCGTTTCAGGGTGTGCAGTTCCAGCTGACCGACGCAGAAGTCGAACGCAGCGGGCTCGACATCCTGGCCAAATACGCGCTGTGGAGCGCGGCCTCCGGTAAGCCGGAAGCGCTTGTCGACGCACTCGCGCTGCGGATGTCGGCGATCGAAGCGGCCGAGATCGTCTTCCGGGTGTGCCACCAGCTGCACGGCGCCGTCGGGTTCTGCGACGAGACAACCCTGTCGTGGTTGTCGCGGTACAGCCAGCCGCTGCGCCGGCTTCCGCTCGGGTTGTCCGCCACGCGCGACGAGTTGACCCGTCGCGCAGGCAGGTCCGGTCTGAATGGGTTGTACCCGTGA
- a CDS encoding acyl-CoA dehydrogenase family protein: MTADLEEFRAAVRAWCAEHIPPDWRATQTDVDDEEFVRFQKWWFAELHAAGYAVPHWPRDWGGGMSVAEQIVLYQELAAHDAPRLVLAFVGIHHAASTLIVAGTDEQRRRHLPAILDGEIWVQGFSEPEAGSDLASLRTTAHRDGDNYVVNGQKLWASGGKHADWCLLLARTDPDAPKRKGISYFLLDMRTPGVEVRPIRNAIGDSHFCEVFLNDVSIPAANLVGAENSGWQVAQATLGAERGMTMLELAERLGNAGFRWLVASCDAADPLIADRLAQFDIEVTGLRGLCRRFVEQAEAGTTGPADASIVKLFYSELLQRMTDFGAEVGGLHAHTTLVKSASSGWESGSWMLDFIGSWEWTIPGGSSEIQRTIIAERGLELPREPSAV; this comes from the coding sequence GTGACGGCAGATCTCGAGGAGTTCCGTGCCGCCGTGCGGGCCTGGTGCGCCGAGCACATCCCGCCGGACTGGCGCGCCACTCAAACCGACGTCGACGACGAGGAATTCGTCCGGTTTCAGAAGTGGTGGTTCGCTGAGCTGCATGCCGCCGGCTACGCCGTGCCGCATTGGCCGCGCGACTGGGGCGGTGGCATGTCTGTCGCCGAACAGATCGTGTTGTACCAGGAATTGGCGGCTCACGACGCACCCCGTCTCGTGCTTGCGTTCGTCGGGATCCACCATGCCGCGTCCACTTTGATCGTCGCCGGCACCGACGAGCAGCGGCGCCGACACCTGCCCGCCATCCTCGACGGCGAAATCTGGGTACAGGGCTTCTCCGAACCGGAGGCGGGAAGCGACCTTGCGTCCCTGCGCACCACGGCGCACAGGGACGGCGACAACTACGTCGTCAACGGCCAGAAACTGTGGGCCAGCGGCGGCAAGCACGCCGACTGGTGCCTGTTGCTGGCCCGCACCGACCCCGATGCTCCCAAGCGCAAGGGCATTTCGTACTTCCTGCTGGACATGAGGACCCCCGGGGTCGAGGTGCGGCCCATCCGCAACGCCATCGGCGATTCGCATTTCTGCGAGGTCTTTCTCAACGATGTCTCGATCCCTGCCGCCAACCTCGTCGGCGCCGAGAACTCTGGCTGGCAGGTGGCACAGGCGACACTGGGTGCAGAGCGCGGGATGACGATGCTCGAGCTGGCGGAGCGTCTCGGCAACGCGGGCTTCCGCTGGCTGGTGGCCTCGTGTGACGCCGCGGATCCGCTGATCGCCGATCGGCTCGCGCAGTTCGACATCGAGGTCACCGGTCTGCGGGGATTGTGCAGGCGGTTCGTGGAGCAGGCCGAAGCCGGCACCACGGGCCCGGCCGACGCGTCCATCGTGAAGCTGTTCTACAGCGAGCTTCTGCAGCGCATGACGGATTTCGGCGCCGAGGTCGGCGGGCTGCACGCGCACACCACGTTGGTGAAGTCGGCAAGCAGCGGGTGGGAATCCGGTTCGTGGATGCTCGATTTCATCGGCTCGTGGGAATGGACGATTCCCGGTGGATCGAGCGAGATCCAGCGGACCATCATCGCCGAGCGCGGGCTCGAACTGCCGCGAGAGCCGAGCGCCGTCTGA
- a CDS encoding acyl-CoA dehydrogenase family protein — translation MAHDFDEFHGELRSVAGDLLAKDRSADWAVLADAGWTGLEVGEDLGGAGATFAEVAVICEEMGRAASANSYLGGAVLGVGVLTSLQPSESRDRLLRATASGTARTAVVVDGFTLDDGRLTGHAEFVPDALDADTLLVVVDGGVVVADATVTPRPVLDGTRRLATVSAKTSEATEVLRFAGDAMDEVRRLRERAAVAIACDSLGLSEAMLSATVAYVKVRHQFGRAIGSFQAVKHACADMLTSLSVSRQLVSAAVDAVTERLPDADVAVAMAKSHTCAAAVDIAGKAMQLHGGIGYTWESGLHVYLKRAALNRSLFGSPAAHRQELAKRYL, via the coding sequence ATGGCCCACGACTTCGACGAGTTCCACGGCGAGCTGCGGTCCGTTGCGGGCGACCTGCTCGCCAAGGACCGATCCGCCGATTGGGCCGTTCTCGCCGACGCCGGCTGGACCGGGCTCGAAGTGGGGGAGGACCTCGGCGGGGCCGGCGCCACCTTCGCCGAAGTCGCCGTCATCTGCGAGGAGATGGGCCGCGCGGCGAGCGCCAACAGCTACCTGGGCGGCGCAGTCCTCGGCGTCGGTGTGCTGACGTCGTTGCAGCCCAGTGAGTCTCGCGATCGGCTGTTGCGTGCCACCGCGTCGGGAACGGCGCGTACCGCGGTCGTCGTCGACGGGTTCACCCTCGACGACGGCCGGCTCACCGGTCACGCGGAATTCGTGCCCGATGCTCTCGACGCCGACACACTGCTCGTGGTGGTCGACGGTGGCGTCGTCGTCGCGGACGCGACCGTGACACCCCGGCCGGTGCTCGACGGAACCCGTCGGCTGGCGACGGTGTCGGCGAAGACCTCCGAGGCGACCGAGGTTCTCCGCTTCGCCGGCGACGCCATGGACGAGGTGCGCCGGCTTCGCGAACGCGCCGCGGTCGCCATCGCGTGCGACAGCCTCGGGTTGTCGGAGGCGATGCTGTCCGCGACGGTCGCGTACGTCAAGGTGCGACACCAGTTCGGCCGTGCCATCGGTTCGTTCCAAGCCGTAAAACACGCCTGCGCGGACATGTTGACATCCCTTTCGGTTTCCCGCCAACTTGTCTCGGCGGCCGTCGACGCCGTCACCGAGCGCCTGCCGGACGCCGACGTGGCGGTCGCGATGGCGAAATCACATACCTGCGCCGCAGCCGTGGACATCGCCGGCAAGGCCATGCAGTTGCACGGCGGCATCGGATACACGTGGGAAAGCGGCCTTCACGTGTATCTCAAACGCGCCGCACTCAACCGGTCGTTGTTCGGTTCACCTGCAGCACACCGTCAAGAGCTCGCAAAACGCTACCTTTAG